The proteins below are encoded in one region of Ricinus communis isolate WT05 ecotype wild-type chromosome 6, ASM1957865v1, whole genome shotgun sequence:
- the LOC8287254 gene encoding E3 ubiquitin-protein ligase MARCHF8, with amino-acid sequence METLQKSHVLQKPHVVNIDDADIEGSSSHHHQSDDEEQRSSSSESGSSSEIAKESRSSVSEADLECGMTEIKVHLSKVERDCRICHLSLDAGNQDGGMPIELGCSCKDDLAAAHRQCAEAWFKIKGNKTCEICGSVARNVTGPNEVELVEQWNEANEAAVATAVPSVHTAETRHFWQGHRFLNFLLACMVFAFVISWLFHFNVPS; translated from the exons ATGGAAACTTTACAAAAATCCCATGTTCTACAAAAACCCCATGTTGTTAATATTGATGATGCTGATATAGAGGGAAGTAGCAGTCATCACCATCAGTCAGACGATGAAGAGCAAAGAAGCTCTTCAAGTGAGTCTGGCTCGAGCAGTGAGATTGCGAAAGAGAGTAGATCCTCTGTGTCTGAGGCGGATCTGGAGTGTGGGATGACTGAGATTAAGGTACATTTGTCAAAGGTTGAAAGAGATTGCAGGATTTGTCATCTTAGTTTAGATGCTGGAAATCAAGATGGTGGTATGCCTATTGAGTTGGGTTGTTCTTGTAAAGATGATCTCGCTGCTGCTCACAGGCAGTGCGCAGAAGCTTGGTTCAAGATTAAGGGAAACAA AACCTGTGAGATTTGCGGATCAGTTGCCCGAAATGTTACTGGTCCAAATGAGGTTGAATTGGTAGAGCAGTGGAATGAAGCCAATGAAGCTGCAGTAGCAACCGCAGTTCCATCAGTACACACAGCAGAGACGCGACACTTCTGGCAGGGCCACCGATTCCTGAATTTCTTGCTAGCATGTATGGTCTTTGCCTTTGTCATCTCTTGGCTCTTTCACTTCAATGTACCTTCATAG